A region from the Lysobacter sp. BMK333-48F3 genome encodes:
- a CDS encoding glutathione binding-like protein, with product MIDLYYTATPNGLKLRLFFEETGLAHRIVPVRLSAGDQFKPEFLALSPNNKIPAILDHAPLDGGAPIPVFESGAILLYLAEKTGLLYPAQPRLRLEVGQWLFWQMAGLGPMSGQAGHFRVHAEEPLPYAIERYTREVQRLHGVLDRRLQDRRFLVGDQYSIADVACYPWIVPHAGLGQDLATTPNLQRWFDEIAARPATLRAYEGVEPAYAQALSSQARQVLFGGAAEPAR from the coding sequence ATGATCGACCTGTACTACACCGCCACGCCCAACGGCCTGAAGCTGCGCCTGTTCTTCGAGGAAACCGGCCTGGCGCACCGCATCGTGCCGGTGCGGCTGTCGGCCGGCGACCAGTTCAAGCCCGAATTCCTGGCGCTGTCGCCGAACAACAAGATCCCGGCGATCCTCGATCACGCCCCGCTCGACGGCGGCGCGCCGATACCGGTGTTCGAATCCGGCGCGATCTTGCTGTATCTGGCCGAGAAGACCGGCCTGCTGTATCCGGCGCAGCCGCGCCTGCGCCTGGAAGTCGGCCAGTGGCTGTTCTGGCAGATGGCCGGGCTGGGGCCGATGTCGGGCCAGGCCGGGCATTTCCGCGTCCACGCCGAAGAGCCGCTGCCTTACGCGATCGAGCGCTACACCCGCGAAGTGCAGCGCCTGCACGGCGTGCTCGACCGGCGCCTGCAGGACCGGCGCTTCCTGGTCGGCGACCAGTACTCGATCGCCGATGTCGCCTGCTATCCGTGGATCGTGCCGCATGCCGGCCTCGGCCAGGACCTGGCCACCACGCCGAACCTGCAACGCTGGTTCGACGAGATCGCTGCGCGGCCGGCGACCCTGCGCGCCTACGAAGGGGTCGAGCCGGCGTATGCGCAGGCGCTGTCGTCGCAAGCGCGGCAGGTCCTGTTCGGCGGCGCGGCCGAACCGGCGCGCTGA
- a CDS encoding PLP-dependent aminotransferase family protein, giving the protein MEPVFPFPVALPERGRGTLTHELHHQLRSAILDGRYAAGAELPATRQVAQALGVARNTVMTVYDLLIAEGYALPRKGAKAVVADVIARRERRVAPRPVGAGDARLNPLWQTPFLRPGPPRELPERCFRLGIPDHRHFPHEIWRRLSAQSLRQWSRTPFAYPPSEGIPALREAIAQHVAFARAVACGADDVIVTSGAQQAFDLLARLLVTPGRTRVAVEEPGYPPVRAAFAAAGAQLVPMPVDAEGLCVDALPDDVGVISVTPSHQSPTGVALSMRRRRALLDFARSRNALVIEDDYDGEFRFGQRPLDALQTLDRDSLVFYVGTFSKSLFPSLRKGFIVAPGWARDALITVKHCADSHSDTITQSVLAAFIRDGHLARHVRRMRPIYAERREALLAGLRGELAPWLEPIPSEAGLHLAARIREPALAPAIFARLQRHLPGAQSIAEYALSPPARPAITFGYGIVDAEEISAALGRFRAALETM; this is encoded by the coding sequence ATGGAGCCAGTTTTTCCGTTCCCCGTGGCGCTGCCGGAGCGCGGCCGCGGCACTCTGACCCACGAGCTGCACCATCAGCTGCGTTCGGCGATCCTCGACGGCCGCTACGCCGCCGGCGCGGAGCTGCCGGCCACGCGCCAGGTCGCGCAGGCGCTGGGAGTGGCGCGCAACACGGTGATGACGGTCTACGACCTGTTGATCGCCGAAGGCTATGCGCTGCCGCGCAAGGGCGCCAAGGCGGTGGTCGCCGACGTGATCGCGCGCCGCGAGCGCCGGGTCGCGCCGCGCCCGGTCGGGGCCGGCGACGCGCGCCTGAACCCCTTGTGGCAGACCCCGTTCCTGCGCCCGGGGCCGCCGCGCGAACTGCCCGAGCGCTGCTTCCGCCTCGGCATTCCCGACCACCGGCATTTCCCGCACGAGATCTGGCGCCGGCTGTCGGCGCAGAGCCTGCGCCAGTGGTCGCGCACGCCGTTCGCCTATCCGCCCTCGGAAGGCATCCCGGCGCTGCGCGAAGCCATCGCCCAGCATGTGGCGTTCGCGCGCGCGGTCGCCTGCGGCGCCGACGACGTGATCGTGACTTCGGGCGCGCAGCAGGCCTTCGACCTGCTCGCGCGCCTGCTGGTGACGCCGGGACGCACCCGGGTCGCGGTCGAGGAGCCGGGCTATCCGCCGGTGCGCGCCGCCTTCGCCGCCGCCGGCGCGCAACTGGTGCCGATGCCGGTCGATGCCGAAGGCCTGTGCGTGGACGCGCTGCCGGACGATGTCGGGGTGATCAGCGTGACGCCTTCGCACCAGTCGCCGACCGGCGTCGCCCTGTCGATGCGCCGTCGCCGCGCCTTGCTCGACTTCGCCCGCAGCCGCAACGCGCTGGTGATCGAGGACGACTACGACGGCGAGTTCCGCTTCGGCCAGCGTCCGCTCGACGCGCTGCAGACCCTGGACCGCGACTCCCTGGTGTTCTACGTCGGCACCTTCTCCAAGAGCCTGTTCCCGTCGCTGCGCAAGGGCTTCATCGTCGCTCCCGGCTGGGCCCGCGACGCCTTGATCACGGTCAAGCACTGCGCCGATTCGCATAGCGACACCATCACCCAGTCGGTGCTGGCGGCGTTCATCCGCGATGGCCATCTGGCCCGGCACGTGCGGCGCATGCGGCCGATCTACGCCGAACGCCGCGAGGCCTTGCTCGCCGGGCTGCGCGGCGAGCTGGCGCCGTGGCTGGAGCCGATACCGTCCGAGGCCGGCCTGCACCTGGCGGCGCGGATCCGCGAGCCGGCGCTGGCGCCGGCGATCTTCGCCCGCCTGCAGCGCCACCTGCCGGGCGCGCAGTCGATCGCCGAGTACGCGCTGAGCCCGCCGGCGCGGCCGGCGATCACCTTCGGCTACGGCATCGTCGACGCCGAGGAGATTTCCGCGGCGCTGGGCCGGTTCCGCGCCGCGCTCGAAACGATGTAG
- a CDS encoding DUF6875 domain-containing protein: MIPDNDAVPMIESDRLMMQGRACVERPIATVRGGLVQASVVEREQAADAPLAVTVAWVRNFLARPHADVGRAGPVCPFTPAALALDTIWLAEVCDREVSVERIVDLIGEYRDLFGEIEPRNGQAAINKTVLVVFPHLGADAAGFIDDVQRELKPSFVDLGLMLGEFHAANESPGLRNPAFRPLRSPVPMLAIRHMVETDLPFLRRDLDTPQIRAQYLRSYLRRLGGTVRRNYFDQAVAALVEAEIELKAARADAPRAATANA; the protein is encoded by the coding sequence ATGATTCCAGACAACGACGCGGTACCGATGATCGAATCGGACCGACTCATGATGCAGGGACGAGCCTGCGTCGAACGCCCGATCGCGACGGTACGCGGCGGGCTGGTGCAGGCTTCGGTGGTGGAGCGCGAACAGGCCGCGGACGCGCCGCTCGCGGTCACCGTGGCCTGGGTCCGCAACTTCCTCGCCCGCCCGCACGCCGACGTCGGCCGGGCCGGGCCGGTGTGTCCGTTCACGCCGGCGGCGCTGGCGTTGGACACGATCTGGCTGGCCGAGGTCTGCGACCGCGAAGTCAGCGTCGAGCGCATCGTCGACCTGATCGGCGAGTACCGCGACCTGTTCGGCGAGATCGAACCGCGCAACGGCCAGGCCGCGATCAACAAGACCGTGCTGGTGGTGTTTCCGCACCTGGGCGCGGATGCGGCCGGCTTCATCGACGACGTGCAGCGCGAGCTCAAGCCGAGCTTCGTCGACCTCGGCCTGATGCTGGGCGAGTTCCACGCCGCCAACGAAAGCCCGGGCCTGCGCAATCCGGCCTTCCGCCCGCTGCGCAGTCCGGTGCCGATGCTGGCGATCCGGCACATGGTCGAAACCGACCTGCCGTTCCTGCGCCGCGACCTCGACACGCCGCAGATCCGCGCCCAGTACCTGCGCTCCTACCTGCGCCGGCTCGGCGGCACGGTGCGGCGCAACTACTTCGATCAGGCGGTGGCGGCCTTGGTCGAGGCCGAGATCGAGCTCAAGGCCGCGCGCGCCGACGCGCCGCGCGCCGCGACGGCTAACGCCTGA
- a CDS encoding cupin domain-containing protein — protein MPHDPGPWLRLGPARIAAVAAVPWIPSAAPGAWAKPLRFLAGDRGYVELLRMEPGAAMPLHRHNDEAHSYQLGGVRQLCGGEIVGPGDYVYEPPGHIDWWKIVGDEPMTALIVTMGAVEFLGPGGSLRGRADAASRREAYRRYCVEHGLTVLDLDET, from the coding sequence ATGCCCCACGATCCCGGCCCATGGTTGCGATTGGGGCCGGCGCGCATCGCCGCCGTCGCGGCCGTGCCGTGGATTCCCTCGGCCGCGCCCGGCGCGTGGGCCAAACCGCTGCGCTTCCTCGCCGGCGACCGCGGCTACGTCGAACTGCTGCGGATGGAGCCGGGCGCGGCCATGCCGCTGCATCGCCATAACGACGAAGCCCACAGCTACCAGCTCGGCGGGGTTCGCCAGTTGTGCGGCGGCGAGATCGTCGGCCCGGGCGATTACGTCTATGAGCCGCCCGGCCACATCGACTGGTGGAAGATCGTCGGCGACGAACCCATGACCGCACTGATCGTGACGATGGGCGCGGTCGAGTTCCTCGGTCCCGGCGGCAGCCTGCGCGGCCGGGCCGACGCCGCCAGCCGGCGCGAAGCCTATCGGCGCTATTGCGTCGAGCATGGCCTGACCGTACTCGACCTGGACGAAACCTGA
- a CDS encoding MFS transporter: protein MSRWSGLRDFLLIWSGQLISGVGSRLTSFALGVWVLQTTGSTTRFALIFVAMAVPALLIAPFAGALVDRWNRRRTMIVCEAIAAATMLAMAALLAAGQLAMAHIYLGVAVTALTNAFLQPAYQASIPLLANQEQLTRVNGMVQTGFAVAQVGGPLLAGVLVSSISMPGVLLVDALTFCAGVVALWLARVPQPQRSEDEQEPSLWREAATGLRYVRERRGLLGLLIVLGISNFMFGLASIAITPLILSVADPGLLGVQMAIGGAGLLIGGLAVSTWGGPRRRIVGVLGYSLLAGLFLAVHGLWPSFALLAVAGFAFFLTVPVIGASNAALWQSKVPADLQGRCFAIQRVLSEAAMPLAYCLAGPLAERVFEPWMSADGLLAGSLGVVLGTGPGRGLGLMFVVLGVSMMLTAALAWSVRAIRRVEDDLPDAPVAAAQTRTADNTMECAA from the coding sequence ATGAGCCGCTGGTCCGGCCTGCGCGATTTCCTGCTGATCTGGTCCGGCCAGCTGATCTCCGGGGTCGGCTCGCGCCTGACCAGTTTCGCCTTGGGCGTGTGGGTGCTGCAGACCACCGGCTCGACCACCCGCTTCGCCCTGATCTTCGTCGCCATGGCGGTGCCGGCCTTGCTGATCGCGCCGTTCGCCGGCGCCCTGGTCGACCGCTGGAATCGCCGCCGCACCATGATCGTGTGCGAAGCCATCGCCGCGGCGACGATGCTGGCGATGGCCGCGCTGCTGGCCGCTGGCCAACTGGCGATGGCGCACATCTATCTCGGCGTGGCGGTGACCGCGCTGACCAACGCCTTCCTGCAGCCGGCCTACCAGGCCAGCATTCCGCTGCTGGCCAACCAGGAACAGCTGACCCGGGTCAACGGCATGGTCCAGACCGGCTTCGCCGTGGCCCAGGTCGGCGGGCCCTTGCTGGCCGGCGTGCTGGTCAGCTCGATCTCGATGCCGGGCGTGCTGCTGGTCGATGCGCTGACCTTCTGCGCCGGCGTGGTCGCCTTGTGGCTGGCGCGGGTGCCGCAGCCGCAGCGCAGCGAGGACGAGCAGGAACCGAGCCTGTGGCGCGAGGCGGCGACCGGCTTGCGCTACGTGCGCGAACGGCGCGGGCTGCTCGGCCTGCTGATCGTGCTCGGGATCAGCAACTTCATGTTCGGACTGGCCAGCATCGCGATCACGCCGCTGATCCTGTCGGTGGCCGACCCCGGCCTGCTCGGCGTGCAGATGGCGATCGGCGGCGCCGGCCTGCTGATCGGCGGCCTCGCGGTCAGCACCTGGGGCGGACCGCGCCGGCGCATCGTCGGCGTGCTCGGCTATTCGTTGCTGGCCGGGCTGTTCCTGGCCGTGCACGGCCTGTGGCCGTCGTTCGCCCTGTTGGCGGTGGCCGGCTTCGCCTTCTTCCTGACCGTGCCGGTGATCGGCGCCAGCAACGCCGCGCTGTGGCAGAGCAAGGTGCCGGCCGATCTGCAAGGGCGCTGTTTCGCGATCCAGCGTGTCCTGTCGGAAGCGGCGATGCCGTTGGCTTACTGCCTGGCCGGACCGCTCGCCGAGCGGGTGTTCGAACCGTGGATGAGCGCCGATGGCCTGTTGGCCGGTTCGCTCGGCGTTGTCCTCGGAACCGGTCCCGGCCGCGGCCTGGGCCTGATGTTCGTGGTGTTGGGCGTGTCGATGATGCTGACTGCGGCGCTGGCCTGGTCGGTGCGCGCGATCCGCCGGGTCGAGGACGACCTGCCGGACGCGCCCGTCGCAGCGGCGCAGACGCGAACGGCGGATAACACGATGGAGTGCGCGGCCTGA
- a CDS encoding MbtH family NRPS accessory protein: protein MREETNDTERYRVVVNHEQQYSLLREGDALPAGWRDAGAGGGKEQCLALIGERWNDMRPRSLRGDAN from the coding sequence ATGCGAGAGGAAACGAACGACACGGAGCGGTACCGCGTGGTGGTGAACCACGAACAGCAATACTCGCTGTTGCGCGAAGGCGATGCGCTTCCGGCCGGCTGGCGCGATGCCGGCGCCGGCGGCGGCAAGGAGCAATGCCTCGCCCTGATCGGCGAGCGATGGAACGACATGCGCCCGCGCAGCCTGCGCGGCGACGCGAACTGA
- a CDS encoding non-ribosomal peptide synthetase, which yields MTSIHPPADALADRLARLSPQQRELLQRQLAARSGATPPREEAIARRSVAGQPLPLSAAQQRMWFFERFQPGTGAYHVYGHYRLRGALDAQALQRAFAGIVRRHDALRTGFGEVAGEPRQTVVAQVDFALEHSDLSGLPAEQREAEVQRRVDAESERPFDLTRPPLLRAGLLRLADDHHVLTVVMHHIVSDAWSFGVLHAELAAAYAAELDGGDAALAELPLQFGDYVLWQRDAAQAQRVETQLDYWRGALDGVGGLLDLPSDRPRSPTPLGRGARLPLHLPPELGAAVEAYARQHGATPFMLLLAVFQALLGRHAGQDEVVVGSPVAGRERNETGPLIGLFVNTVALRGDLRGEPSLRELLARTRGQVLDALEHAQAPLERVVDELRIERVPGRTPLFQTMFVLQNGNGAPLQLQGLDAYWIESQVQSARFELTLSLGDAGDGLRGVLDYDTELFDEDTARRLLRQYQTLLRNALAEPERPLAQLSLLDDEQRAQLLRLGDGGEAEDPADAHLYALIAAQAARTPEAAALVEPGRELSYAELIARANGLGRRLQALGIGAEARVAVLADRSAEAIVGVLGALAAGAAYLPLDPGHPDERLNFLLADAGAQALIVPPTQRARAQALAPAVPLLHSDETEPSAQPPAVERRAGHAAYVVYTSGSTGQPKGVVIEHRGAVNLTRGFIARHDFDRQRLLMIPPLVFDASVGDLFPALASGSALVLHPAPTELGPFELERFCDQHRVSAIDAPAALWRRWSEGWAATRRERPLLPQLRLMMIGGESVPVEQVRRFAAITEGRAVLCNHYGPTEASVCATLLATRDGSELSAQELPIGRPLPGVRCYVLDRHGALAPRGAVGELCIGGLGVAREYLGQPELSAQAFPPDPYAASDGARLYRTGDLARWDRDGHLQFLGRRDHQIKLRGFRIELGEIESALEAHELVETAVVLLREDRPGERRLVAYVVGADGLDPGRLREHLAQRLPEALLPAQYLRLPAMPLTGNGKIDRKALPAPSAQAALERSLRAPASDTEQAVLAVWREVLGRDELSTDDDFFASGGDSLLTLPLVFKLHAALGVELPLAAVFAAPTIAGQARKIDELRAGGGEDDFDLAAEVVLEDEIDPRLAPLPAAPRGAPASVLITGATGFLGAYLARELLDATDAELLCLVRAASAEDGLRRIRANLDSYGLWRDADAARLVPVLGDLASPRLGLDEAAFDAIARRAEAIFHNGGQVNFLAPYEHLRAANVEGTREVLRLATRHRVKPVHLVSTLGVCLIGSNLERTVLESDPPPPAEEQYGGYNQSKWVGEQLALRARERGLPVAIYRPARITGDSRSGVSNLGDYFNAWLKGCVQLGAAPHLPDEAFDMAPVDYVGRSIVRIALGAGDANGNFHFYNRARLPIPLAVSRLRAAGHALEEVDYPRWRERLLAEAAVSRDNALAAFAGLFPQNPDPREPVFDCSATAAAVAPLGLACPPADAALFDRYLGFLQQRGFLAQAAEATA from the coding sequence AGGCCGAGGTCCAACGCCGGGTCGACGCCGAAAGCGAGCGCCCGTTCGACCTGACCCGGCCGCCGCTGTTGCGCGCCGGCCTGCTGCGCCTGGCCGACGACCACCACGTGCTGACCGTGGTGATGCACCACATCGTCTCCGATGCCTGGTCGTTCGGCGTGCTGCACGCCGAGCTGGCCGCCGCCTATGCGGCCGAACTCGACGGCGGCGACGCCGCCCTGGCCGAGCTGCCCCTGCAGTTCGGCGACTACGTGCTGTGGCAGCGCGATGCGGCGCAGGCGCAACGGGTGGAGACGCAGCTCGACTACTGGCGCGGCGCCCTGGACGGCGTCGGCGGCTTGCTCGATCTGCCCAGCGACCGGCCGCGTTCGCCGACCCCGCTGGGCCGCGGCGCGCGCCTGCCCCTGCACCTGCCGCCGGAACTCGGCGCCGCGGTCGAGGCCTATGCGCGCCAGCACGGCGCGACGCCGTTCATGCTGTTGCTGGCGGTGTTCCAGGCCCTGCTCGGCCGCCACGCCGGCCAGGACGAAGTGGTGGTCGGCTCGCCCGTGGCCGGCCGCGAGCGCAACGAAACCGGGCCGCTGATCGGCCTGTTCGTCAACACCGTCGCCCTGCGCGGCGACCTGCGCGGCGAGCCGAGCCTGCGCGAGTTGCTGGCGCGCACCCGCGGCCAGGTGCTGGACGCGCTGGAGCACGCGCAGGCGCCGCTGGAACGGGTGGTCGACGAGCTGCGGATCGAACGCGTACCCGGGCGCACGCCGCTGTTCCAGACCATGTTCGTGCTGCAGAACGGCAATGGCGCGCCGCTGCAGCTGCAGGGGCTGGACGCTTACTGGATCGAGTCGCAGGTGCAGAGCGCGCGCTTCGAGCTGACCTTGTCGCTGGGCGACGCCGGCGACGGCCTGCGCGGCGTGCTCGACTACGACACCGAACTGTTCGACGAGGACACCGCCCGGCGCCTGCTGCGCCAGTACCAGACCCTGCTGCGCAATGCGCTGGCCGAACCGGAGCGGCCGTTGGCGCAGCTGAGCCTGCTCGACGACGAGCAACGCGCGCAGCTGCTGCGGCTCGGCGACGGCGGCGAGGCCGAGGATCCGGCCGACGCTCACCTGTACGCGCTGATCGCCGCGCAAGCGGCGCGCACGCCCGAGGCCGCGGCCCTGGTCGAACCGGGCCGCGAGTTGAGCTACGCCGAACTGATCGCGCGCGCCAATGGCCTGGGGCGGCGGCTGCAGGCGCTGGGCATCGGCGCGGAAGCGCGGGTCGCGGTGCTCGCCGACCGTTCGGCCGAAGCCATCGTCGGCGTGCTCGGCGCGCTCGCCGCCGGCGCGGCCTACCTGCCGCTGGACCCGGGCCATCCCGACGAACGCCTGAATTTCCTGCTTGCCGATGCCGGCGCGCAGGCGCTGATCGTGCCGCCGACGCAGCGCGCCCGCGCCCAGGCGCTGGCGCCGGCGGTGCCGCTGCTGCACAGCGACGAAACCGAACCCAGCGCGCAACCGCCGGCGGTCGAACGCCGCGCCGGTCATGCCGCCTACGTGGTCTATACCTCCGGCTCGACCGGCCAGCCCAAGGGCGTGGTGATCGAGCACCGCGGCGCGGTCAACCTGACCCGCGGCTTCATCGCCCGCCACGATTTCGACCGCCAGCGGCTGCTGATGATTCCGCCGCTGGTGTTCGACGCCTCGGTCGGCGACCTGTTTCCGGCCCTGGCCAGCGGCTCGGCCCTGGTCCTGCATCCGGCGCCGACCGAACTGGGGCCGTTCGAACTGGAACGTTTCTGCGACCAGCACCGGGTCAGCGCGATCGACGCGCCGGCGGCGCTGTGGCGGCGCTGGTCGGAAGGCTGGGCGGCGACCCGGCGCGAACGCCCGCTGCTGCCGCAGCTGCGGCTGATGATGATCGGCGGCGAGAGCGTGCCGGTCGAACAGGTGCGCCGCTTCGCCGCGATCACCGAAGGCCGCGCGGTGCTGTGCAACCACTACGGCCCGACCGAGGCCTCGGTCTGCGCGACCCTGCTGGCGACCCGCGACGGCAGCGAGCTGAGCGCGCAGGAACTGCCGATCGGCCGGCCGTTGCCGGGCGTGCGCTGTTACGTGCTCGACCGCCACGGCGCACTGGCGCCGCGCGGCGCGGTCGGCGAACTGTGCATCGGCGGCCTCGGCGTGGCGCGCGAGTACCTCGGCCAGCCCGAGCTGAGCGCGCAGGCCTTCCCGCCCGACCCTTACGCGGCCTCGGACGGCGCGCGCCTGTACCGCACCGGCGACCTGGCGCGCTGGGACCGCGACGGCCACCTGCAGTTCCTCGGCCGCCGCGATCACCAGATCAAACTGCGCGGCTTCCGCATCGAGCTGGGCGAAATAGAGTCGGCGCTGGAGGCGCACGAGCTGGTCGAAACCGCGGTGGTGCTGCTGCGCGAAGACCGCCCCGGCGAACGCCGTCTGGTCGCCTACGTGGTCGGCGCCGACGGGCTCGACCCCGGCCGGCTGCGCGAGCATCTGGCCCAGCGCCTGCCCGAGGCCTTGCTGCCGGCGCAGTACCTGCGCCTGCCGGCGATGCCGCTGACCGGCAACGGCAAGATCGACCGCAAGGCGTTGCCGGCGCCGAGCGCGCAGGCCGCGCTCGAGCGCAGCCTGCGCGCGCCGGCCAGCGACACCGAACAGGCGGTGCTGGCGGTATGGCGCGAAGTGCTGGGGCGCGACGAACTCAGCACCGACGACGATTTCTTCGCCAGCGGCGGCGATTCGCTGTTGACCCTGCCGCTGGTGTTCAAGCTGCACGCCGCGCTCGGCGTCGAGCTGCCGCTGGCGGCGGTGTTCGCCGCGCCGACCATCGCCGGCCAGGCGCGCAAGATCGACGAGTTGCGCGCCGGCGGCGGCGAAGACGACTTCGATCTGGCGGCCGAAGTGGTGCTGGAAGACGAGATCGACCCGCGCCTGGCGCCGCTGCCGGCCGCGCCGCGCGGCGCGCCGGCTTCGGTCCTGATCACCGGCGCCACCGGCTTCCTCGGCGCCTATCTGGCGCGCGAGTTGCTCGACGCCACCGACGCCGAGCTGCTGTGCCTGGTGCGCGCGGCCTCGGCCGAGGACGGCCTGCGCCGGATCCGCGCCAACCTCGACAGCTACGGCCTGTGGCGCGACGCCGACGCGGCGCGGCTGGTGCCGGTGCTCGGCGACCTGGCCTCGCCGCGGCTGGGCCTGGACGAGGCCGCGTTCGACGCGATCGCCCGGCGCGCCGAAGCGATCTTCCACAACGGCGGCCAGGTCAATTTCCTCGCCCCCTACGAACACCTGCGCGCGGCCAACGTCGAAGGCACGCGCGAAGTGTTGCGCCTGGCCACCCGCCACCGGGTCAAGCCGGTGCATCTGGTATCCACGCTCGGCGTGTGCCTGATCGGCTCCAACCTCGAACGCACCGTGCTCGAGTCCGATCCGCCGCCGCCGGCCGAGGAACAGTACGGCGGCTACAACCAGAGCAAGTGGGTCGGCGAACAGCTGGCGCTGCGCGCGCGCGAACGCGGCCTGCCGGTGGCGATCTACCGCCCGGCGCGGATCACCGGCGACAGCCGCAGCGGGGTCAGCAATCTCGGCGACTACTTCAACGCCTGGCTCAAGGGCTGCGTGCAGCTCGGCGCCGCGCCGCACCTGCCCGACGAGGCATTCGACATGGCCCCGGTCGACTACGTCGGCCGCTCGATCGTGCGCATCGCCCTCGGCGCCGGCGACGCCAACGGCAACTTCCACTTCTACAACCGCGCCCGGCTGCCGATTCCGCTGGCGGTGTCGCGCTTGCGCGCGGCCGGCCATGCGCTGGAGGAAGTCGACTATCCGCGCTGGCGCGAGCGCCTGCTGGCCGAGGCCGCGGTCTCGCGCGACAACGCCCTGGCCGCGTTCGCCGGGCTGTTCCCGCAGAATCCCGATCCGCGCGAGCCGGTCTTCGACTGCAGCGCCACCGCCGCCGCGGTGGCGCCGCTGGGGCTGGCGTGTCCGCCGGCCGACGCGGCGCTGTTCGACCGTTACCTGGGCTTTCTGCAGCAACGCGGCTTCCTGGCCCAGGCCGCGGAGGCGACCGCATGA
- a CDS encoding NAD(P)/FAD-dependent oxidoreductase: MTQQEHAARERVAIVGGGLAGSLLALALAQRGVGVDVYERRPDPRAGRAEGGRSINLGLSKRGIQALTEVGLIDEVMPLAVTMSGRVIHAPDGSTRFQPYGKDRGEVLHSIDRNELNRLLLDHAERHPQVRLHFEHRLSGIDKPTRELEFEHGGVRVHAHPAWVVGADGAFSRTRPEMQRGERADYHQEYLEWGYKELSLAPNPDGGSRIELKALHVWPRVHGFFVSHPNRDGSHTLTLFLPHQGPDSFDSTRTPEQVRALFDKYFPDLIPLLPNLVEDWASHPTGSLITTRTAPWSADDWIVLVGDACHAVYPFYGQGMNSAFEDCSALMAALAAHPRDRRAAFAAYEAARRPHTDTLAELSKANFVELKQKVQSFWFLARKRIDVALNRLLPRTWLPLYTMIAHTTMPYGDALARSRRQEKIVLGAVSATALAALGAGAWLLRAL; this comes from the coding sequence ATGACTCAGCAAGAACACGCCGCGCGCGAGCGCGTGGCGATCGTCGGCGGCGGCCTGGCCGGCTCGCTGCTGGCGCTGGCGCTGGCCCAGCGCGGGGTCGGCGTCGACGTCTACGAACGCCGACCCGATCCGCGCGCGGGCCGCGCCGAGGGCGGGCGCTCGATCAATCTCGGCCTGTCCAAGCGCGGTATCCAGGCGCTGACCGAGGTCGGCCTGATCGACGAGGTCATGCCGCTGGCGGTGACCATGAGCGGACGGGTGATCCATGCGCCCGACGGTAGCACCCGCTTCCAGCCCTACGGCAAGGACCGCGGCGAAGTGCTGCATTCGATCGACCGCAACGAACTCAACCGGCTGCTGCTCGACCACGCCGAACGCCATCCGCAGGTGCGCCTGCATTTCGAACACCGGCTGAGCGGGATCGACAAGCCGACGCGCGAGCTGGAGTTCGAGCACGGCGGCGTGCGCGTGCATGCGCATCCGGCCTGGGTGGTCGGCGCCGACGGCGCGTTCTCGCGCACCCGCCCGGAGATGCAGCGCGGCGAGCGCGCCGACTACCACCAGGAATACCTGGAGTGGGGCTATAAGGAGCTGAGCCTGGCGCCGAACCCGGACGGCGGTTCGCGGATCGAATTGAAGGCGCTGCACGTATGGCCGCGCGTGCACGGCTTCTTCGTCTCCCATCCCAACCGCGACGGCTCGCACACCCTGACCCTGTTCCTGCCGCACCAGGGTCCGGACAGCTTCGACAGCACGCGCACCCCGGAGCAAGTGCGGGCGCTGTTCGACAAGTACTTTCCGGACCTGATCCCGTTGCTGCCGAACCTGGTCGAGGACTGGGCCAGCCATCCGACCGGCTCGCTGATCACCACCCGCACCGCGCCGTGGAGCGCGGACGACTGGATCGTGCTGGTCGGCGACGCCTGCCACGCGGTGTATCCGTTCTACGGCCAGGGCATGAACTCGGCGTTCGAGGACTGCTCGGCGCTGATGGCGGCGCTGGCCGCGCATCCGCGCGACCGCCGCGCCGCCTTCGCCGCCTACGAGGCCGCGCGCCGGCCGCATACCGACACCCTGGCCGAGCTGTCCAAGGCCAACTTCGTCGAGCTCAAGCAGAAGGTGCAGTCGTTCTGGTTCCTGGCCCGCAAGCGCATCGACGTGGCCCTGAACCGGCTGCTGCCGCGCACCTGGCTGCCGCTGTACACGATGATCGCGCACACCACGATGCCCTACGGCGACGCCCTGGCGCGCTCGCGCCGGCAGGAGAAGATCGTGCTCGGCGCGGTGTCGGCGACGGCGCTGGCCGCGCTCGGCGCCGGCGCCTGGCTGCTGCGCGCGCTGTAG